GGGAAAAATTATCGCTGAATATTCATTTCCCGCCACGCCTGCGCGTAACGGCGGCCGAGCTCGCGAAAACCGGGCGACTCGAAGTGCAGCACCTCCGGCTCCTCGGGGCGGCCGGGCAGTCCATCCGACGAAACCAGGGCACAATGCGGCACGAGCGCGGGCAGACTGCGCAGGGCGGCGTTGACCGGGCCTTCGTTGGGGCAGAAACGTCCGATCTCGCCCACGATCACCGGCACGTCGGGCGCGCCGAGGTCGGCGCGGAGTTGCGTGATGAACTTCTTGAAGCGGTCGGCGTAGGTCGCCGCCTGGTCCGGCGCGCGGTCGGATTCGCCCTGGTGCCAGAGGATGCCGGCGAGCTGGCCGCGCTTGAGCGCCTCCTTGGCGCGGGCGACGGCGTTCACGTAGTGCGTCCGCCCCGGCGCCCATTCGTCGAGGGCGCTGCCGCCGAAGGCCGCGGGTACGAGGCCGATGACCGCATCGGGGTTGGCGTCGGCGATGACCGCACCAAAGGTCTTGCCGAGGCCCGTGCCGATGCGCTCGGGCCGGTCGAAGTGCAGCGGGTCCACGGCCGGCACCCAGGCGAGTTCCTTGTTCAACACCCATACCCGCGGATGCGGTGTTTGGTCCCCGGACTCGACCTTGCCGCGTCCGGCCATGTTGGACTGGCCGATGAGCAGGAAGATTTTCATGGAGGCGAGCCCGTTTGCCGGGCTCAGGGCAGGTGGAGTTTGGGCGGGGGCGAGGTTCACAAGCAACAGGCACGCCAGCAGGGCGCGCAGCGGGGCGGGGTGCATCGCCCACAGCCTGTGCGGTGGCAGCGGCGACGCAAGCGGGCCGGCACACCGGCTGGTCACTGGACAACGCTCCTCACCCCGCCTAGCTTCCGGCGCATGAAGCTTACCCACGCGCTTGCCGTGTTCCTCCTGTTGCCGGCCGCCCTCCTGGCCGGCGATCCCGCCTTCGACACCTGGGTGGACGAGTTCTCCGCCGCCTGGATGCGCGCCGACCCGATGGCCGCGACCGAGGCCCAGTATTTCAGCGGGGCCGAACAGGATGCCCTCGACCGGCAGCTCACGCCCTACTCCGTCGCCGCCCGCGCCGCCCAGGTGGCCCGCGCCCAAGCCGGCCTCCAACGCCTGGCCGGCTTCGACCGCGCCCGGCTCGACGCCACGCAGCGCGTCTCGGCCGACATGCTGCGCTGGCAGCTGGAAACCACCGTGCGCAACCTCTCCTTCTCGGACCATGTTTTTGTCTTCAACCAGTTTTCCGGCGTGCAGCGCGAGCTGGTCGATTTCCTGAGCCACACGCACCCCATCCGCAACCGGCGCGACATCGAGAACTACCTCGCGCGGCTCAATCTGGTCGCCGGCTACATGAACGAGGCGCGGGCTCAGGCCAAGGACCGCGGCGACCGCGGCTTTCTGCCCCCGAAGTTCATCCTCTCGGCCACGCTGGCGCAGATCGACCGGTTTCTCGAAGGCGGCGCGGAGAAAAACATCCTCGTGACCACGCTCGACGAACGCGCCGCACTGCTCGGCGACCTGCCCGCCGCGGATCGCGCAGCCTCCGTCGCGGCCGCCGCCGGCATCGTGCGCGACGCCGTGTTGCCCGCCTTCACCCGGGTTCGCGCCCTGCTCGAAGCCCAGCTGGCCGTGGCCACCGAGGATGCCGGCCTCTGGCGCCTGCCCGGCGGCCGCGAGGCCTACGCCGCGGGCCTCCAGCACTACACCACCACCGACCTGACCCCGGAAAAGATCCACGCCCTCGGCCTGGCCGAGGTGGCCCGCATCGAGGCCAAGATGGACGGCCTGTTCGTTTCGCTCGGCTACAAGGAAGGCTCCATCAAGGAGCGTTACGACCGGCTGAACCAGGACCTCCAGCCCCCCGCCGACCCCGACCCGCGCCCCGCCCTGATCGCGCGCCACGAGGAAATCCTCGCCGACGCCGTGAAGCGGTCGGAATCGCTCTTTGACCTGCGGCCCGCCGCCCCCTGCGTGGTGAAGCGCATTCCGCCGTTCTCCGAGAGCAGCTCCGCCAACCACTACACCACGCCGGCCAAGGACGGCACGCGCCCCGGCATTTTCTGGGCGAACCTCGCCGGTCCGGTCTATCGCATCCCTTACATGCGCACCCTCACCTACCACGAGGGCATCCCGGGCCACCACTTCCAGATCGCGCTCCAGCAGGAGCTGACGGAGCTCCCGCGCTTCCGGCGCGACCGGATCTTCGGTTTCATCTCCGCGCACGGCGAGGGCTGGGCGCTCTATGCCGAGCAGCTCGCCGCGGAGAACAACTGGTATGAGGGCGATACCGTCGGCCTGATCGGCCAGCTGGAGGCGGAACTCTTCCGCGCCCGCCGCCTGGTCGTGGACACCGGACTTCACACCATGAAGTGGACCCGCCAGCAGGCCATCGACTACGGCATGCTGCCGCGGGAGGTGGACCGCTACGTCGCCGCCCCCGGTCAGGCCTGCTCCTACAAGATCGGCATGATCCGCATCCTCGAACTGCGCGAGAAGGCCCGGCGGGAGCTGGGCGACCGGTTCAACCTGAAGGAATTTCACAACGCCGTGCTCCGTGCCGGCACCGTGCCGCTCGCCGTGCTCGAAACCGTGGTGGACGACTACATCGCCGCCAAGCAGGGCCGGCAAGTTGCGCTCTATTGAGCGACCGCCGGCAACCCGCCTTTCCCGTTGCGAAATCACCCAACCGGCGCACGGTGCGCCCCTTCCCTTCCTCCATGCACACCCCCGTCCGCGTTTTACTGACCCTCGCCGCCAGCGGCTTTGCCGCCACGCTCCTCGCCCAGCCCGCCCCCCGCAAGGACGTCGCCAAGATCTACCAGGAGATCTGCGCCAACTGCCACGGCGCCCAGCTGGAGGGCGGCCAGGCCCCCTCCATGCTCGACGACCAGTGGGCCAACGGCACCGGCACCGATGCCGATCTCGCCCGCGTGATCAGCGACGGCGTGCTGGAGAAGGGCATGCCGGCGTTCCACTCGCTGATGAGCGAGGCCGACGTCCGCGCGATGGTGATCTTCATCCGTGAGCAGCGCGCCAGCTACAAGCGGCAGCGCGCCACGCAAAAACTCCCCGGCGGCGCCATTCCCACGCAGGAGCACCGTTTCCGCATCGAGACTGTCGCCGACGGCCTGTCCACGCCGTGGAGCATCGCCTTCCTGCCCGACGGCCGCACGCTCGTTACCGAAAAACCGGGCCGGCTCCGCGTGATCGCCGACGGCAAGCTCCAGCCCTCTGCCATCAAGGGCACCCCCGCGGTCCGCGACGGCGGCCAGGGCGGCCTGCTCGAGGTCGCGGCGCATCCCGACTTCGCCAAGAACGGCTGGATCTACCTCGCCTACTCCGACCCGGCCAAGGACAAGGACGGCAAGGAAGTCAGCCTCACCAAGATCGTGCGCGGCCGCCTCAAGGACGGTGCCTGGGTGGAGGAGGAGAAAATCTGGCAGGCGCCGCTCGAGCTGTATCGCCCCGGCGGCGGCGTGCATTTCGGCTGCCGCATCGCCTTCGACGGCGCCGGCTATCTGTATTTCTCGCATGGCGAGCGCGGCCGCCAGCAGGACGCCCAGGACCTCACCCGCCCCAACGGCAAGATTCACCGCATTCACGACGACGGCCGCATCCCGGCCGACAACCCCTTCGTCAACACGCCCGGGGCCTTCCCCTCGATCTGGACCTACGGCAACCGCAACCCGCAGGGCCTCGACTTCGACCCACGCACCGGCCTCCTCTGGGAAACCGAGCACGGCCCGCGCGGCGGCGACGAACTCAACCTCATCAAGCCCGGCGTGAACTACGGCTGGCCCGTCATCACCTACGGCATGAACTACGACGGCTCGCCCATCACCGCCAACACCGCCCGCGAAGGCATGGAGCAGCCCGTCACCTACTGGGTGCCGTCGATCGCCGTGTGCGGCATCGATTTCTACGAGGGCACGCTATTTCCCAAGTGGACGGGAAACCTCTTTGTCAGCTCGCTCGCCCAGCAGGAGCTCCGCCGTCTCGTCATCGCCGGCGACCAGGTCGTGAGCCAGGAGATCGTCCTCAAGGACATCGGCCGCCTGCGCGATGTGCAGTGCGCCCCCGACGGCAGCATCTGGGTCGCCGTGAACGACCCCGGCAGCATCATCCGCCTGGTGCCCGCCGACTGACCCGCCACGGTGGACCTCGACGCGTATTTCGCCCGCATTGGTTACACCGGTCCGCGCACGCCGACCCACGGGACCCTGGCGGCCATCCTGCGTGCGCAGGTGCAGACGATCCCGTTTGAGAACCTCGACGTGCTGCTCGGCCGGCCGATCCGCACCGATCTCGAATCCGTCCAGCGCAAACTCGTTTACGATCGGCGCGGCGGCTACTGTTTCGAGCAGAATCAACTGCTGCTCCAGGCTTTGCGGGCGTTGGGCTTCACGGCCCAGCCGCTGATTGGCCGCGCGCGGTGGCTGGTGCCGGCGGAAGTCATCACCGGCCTCACGCACCTGCTGGTGCACGTGACCCTCGACGGCCGCGACTGGCTGGCCGACGCCGGCATGGGCTCGGTCTCGCTCACCGCCCCGCTCGAAATGCGTGAGGGCCTCGAGCAAGAAACCCCGCACGACCGCCGGCGCCTTGTGCGGCGCGACGGTCATCTCGTCCAGCAGGTCTGCTTCGCCGGAGCATGGCAGGACATCAATCTGTTCCGTCCCGAGCCGGCCGCCCCCGTGGACCTGGAAATGGGCAACTGGTATAGCCACACCCACCCGCAGGCGCATTTCCGCAACAACCTGCTGGTCGCCCGCGCCACGCCCGACGGCCGCCGCACGCTCTTTAACCGCGAGTTCACCGTCCGCCACCGCGACGGCCGCGCCGACAAGCGCGAGCTCGCCACCGCCGACGAGCTCCTCGCCGTGCTCGCCGAGCACTTCGACCTGCACTTCCCCGCCGGCACCCGTTTCGGCGCCCCCGGCGCCCCTTGGCCGGTGTAAACGGAAATTTGTAACGCAATACGTTACACCTCGCTTCGGTTTGGACGGTGTAGCCGCGTTTGAGTCCCGCGTCCGCGGGACGAAAGCGTGGCCACAGCGCCCCACGTTGTCTCCCGCGGACGCGGGATCCAACGCGGCTACCGCTGAGCCCGGACCTTGATATTGGCGCGGGGCCACACCCGGGATTTGCCCGGCACGGCAAGGTCGTCCCAAGGGTCATGCGCGTTTTGTGCAATTTTCGGAGCGCGGTGGATACTTTACCCCGGCCGGTTGCACGACAGTTAAGCAAGCATCACCGGTTGTGTCCTTACCCGACTACCCCTCCCGACCGGCCTCTGGCGGCGCCACGCGCCGTCCGTGCCCCAGGGATCCGGTGTGGTCAGCACTCTAACCCAAACCACATGAACCCGACCAAACCCCGCCTGTTGCCCCGCGCAACCGTCGCGGCGCTGTTGCTCAGCTCCGCCGTCCTGGCCTCCGCCCAGACCACCGCCCCCGAGAAAAAGGAGGACGTCATCACCCTCCCAACGTTCACCATCACGGAAGAACCCGTGAACCCCTACGTCTCCAAGCAGGCGCTCTCCTCCTCGCGCGTCGCGATGGACATCCAGGACATCCCGCAGACCATCTCCGTCGTCACCGCCGACTTCATGCAGGACTCGATGAGCTTCCGCATGCTCGACGCGGCCAAATACGTGACCCCCGTCACCGAGTCCACGCTGCCCACCGGCGGCGACCGCTACACGATCCGCGGCTTCCAGGTCTCGCACGAGTTCGTGGACGGCATGGAAATCTCCGGCGCCGACGGCTACAGCGCCTCGATGATGAGCTACAACATCGAGCGCATCGAGGTCATCAAGGGCCCCAACGCCATCCTCGTCCCCGGCGGCGCGGCCGGCGGCCAGATGAACCCGATCACCAAGTCGCCGATCATGAAGGACCAGGCCAGCTACACGCTCGAGCTCGCCCAATACAAGGGCAACGCCTTCAGCTTCGACGTGAACCGCGTGGTCTCCGCCGACAAGGGCATCGCCGCCCGCGTGGTGGGTGCGGTCTGGAAAAACGACGGTTACTCCAAGAATTACTTCCGCGACGGATTCATGCTGGCCCCGTCCATCTCGATCCAGCTCTCCCCGGCGCACAAGCTCACCTTCAAGGGCGAGATGATGCGCAACCAGGAGACCAATGGTGTCTTCCTGCCGATTGATCCGAGTGTCGGCAGCGACGACTACGCCATCATCGCCAAGGGCCTCCCCCGCGACTGGTCGTTCGGCAACGAATCCGACCGCCGTGACCGCGAGACCGAGCGCCTGACCATGGAACTGCTCTCCGAGCTGGGCGAGCACGTCAGCTCCCGCCTGCAGCTGACCGGCAACCACGTCGTGCGCGAGGACCAGGGCACCACCAGCGGCTCGATCGCCGGCATCACCATCACCCGCAACCCGACCACGGGCAAATATGAGCCGGGCAAGGTTTGGAGCGTGGACCAGACCGGCGCCGTCGCCATCCCGTCCGTGACCAACGTGGCCCTGCCCGATCCGAGCACCTACGTCTATGGCCGCACGGCCGGTTCCGACCATCTCTACTACAACGAGCTGCACCTCCGCAACGACTACGCCATCAAGTTCGAGGGCGAGGGCTGGAAGTCCACCACCATCACCGGTCTCGCCGCCAACGCCGTGAAGACCCACTGGAAGAGCTTCCCCGCCTACAACCGCGGCAACGTCGCCAACAACAACCTCGCGGGCATCACCTACCCCGACTGGTCGTTTGCCCAGCCCTCCGTTCCCGCCAACGGCCAGAACCGCAAGGCCAAGCAGCATGACTACCAGTTCTTCGTCTTCGAGAACCTGAGCCTGCTGCAGGACAAGCTCATCGTCTCCGGCGGTGTCTCGCGCTTCCAGGGCGAGCTCACCCGCGTGGACACGACCGGCATCCAACCCACGCCGTTCCCGAGCTACAGCCTGGCCGACACGGCCAAGAGCTACGGTGTAGTCGTGAAGCCCACCAAGGAGATCTCGCTCTTCTACAGCCACAACACCTCCGGCGGCACCATGCCCGGCTCGCTCAGTGCCGGCAACGTCGCCCCGACCTTCCGCGCCTCGGTCGGCGACCAGGACGAATACGGCATCAAGACCTCGTTCCTCGACGGCAAGCTCACCGCCTCGTTCGCCTGGTTCGACATCACCTCGTCGAACTACGCCGTGCCGAACAGCGAATACTACGTCCTGATCGCCCAGGGTAACCTCGCCGCCGCCAACGCCCTCCAGAACCCGCTCTACCTCGACCTCACCTCCAAGGGCTGGGAATTCGAGGGCAGCTACACCGCCACAAAGAACCTGACGCTCATCGGCAACTACACCGACTACAAGATGCGCCAGCCCACCGGCGTGCGCCTCCGCGGCGTGTCCGACACGAGCTACGGCTTCTATGCCGACTACCGCTTCAGCGAGGGCTCGCTCGCCGGCTTCGGCGTAAACGTCGGCGTGGACTACCGCAGCGACCTCGTGGGCGAGAACGTCAACGCCTTCACCACCACCAAGCCGCTCGCCGGCGGCGTGCTGGTGCCGCAGCAGCCCAGCTTCAAGATCGCCCCGCGCACCATCGTGAACCTCGGCTTCACCTACCGCGCCAAGGACTGGACCGCGCGCCTGCAGGTCAACAACGCCCTCGACAAGGACTACATCCTCGGCGGCATCAACCGCAACTCGATGATGGTCGGCGACCCGGTCAACCTGAAGTTCTCGGTCACCTACAAGCACTGATCCGATTTGGTGGACGCACCCCGCCCTCACCGGCGGGATGCCCTCAGGCCGGCACCGTTGGGGGTGCCGGCCTTTTCTTTGCGCGGGTTCGTCCGGTGGAGCCCGCGCTCCGCCGCGGGCTTGGTTCACGCCATTGAGGTGGAGCGACCTGCTCCCCAGGGCGTCGGCCGCGCCCCTGTAGGGCGGGATCGCCGATCCTGCCTTAGGGAAGGGCCCTCTGCTCCGTTCACTCTGACTGGCCGAATCCCACGGGTCTGGCCCCGCCGGTCTCCGGCCCCAGCATCCGCCCTCAACCCCACCCCACGCCCGGTATGCTCCGCTATTTCGCGAACGGTCGCATTCATTGGAAAGAGCGCATGCGCTGCAACACGCGCACGAACTGGGAATTCTATGCCGTCACGGACGGACGCTGCGCGGTCAGTTTCCGCGACGGCGACAAGCCCGTCTTCCAGGAACGCACCTTCTGGCTCTTCGCCCCCGAGAGCCCGCATGCCTGGCTCGATGACGGCCGCCACAGCTACCGCCGCCTGTCGATCCATTTCAGCAGCGTGCCCTACCCGCTCGACGAGATCGTGCGCGCCCGCGGCGGCTGGATTTCCCGACCGCTCGACGACGCCGCCATCCGGCGCCTCGAGACCATCGCCACCGCCCTGGAGCCGCATTTCTGCAACCCGGTCGTCGCGAGCCCGCTCCACCACCAGCGCCACCTGATGGACCTCTGCCTGCTCCTGCTCGAAAACGATCCTTCGGCGACGCAGCCGCTCACTCTGACCGACGTGGCCAGCTTCCGCGTCGAGCGTGCCCTCTCCTGGTATGCCGAGCACCTGCAGCGGCATCCCTCCGTCAAGGAAGTGGCCGACGCCATCCACGTTTCCCCGAGTCACCTGCGCCGGCTCTTCGCCGAGGTGCGCCAGGCCAGCCCCAAGGAACTCTTCCGCCGCGTGCGCCTCGACAAGGCGCAGGACCTGCTCGGCCGCACCAACCTCACGCTCGACGAGGTCGCCCGCGCCTGCGGCTACACCGGCGCCAGCCACTTCTGCCGCGAGTTCAAGGCCGTGCACCGCTTCACGCCCTCCACGTGGCGCCGCCGCCTGATCGACCGCTTCATCAAACCCCTCCCCGCCGGCATCGTCCCCGTCCGCGAATTCAGCGCCCGCCCCGGCGAGCGCGCGATGCGCGCGTGAGTTTGGCTTGGCTGGGTTCCCGCAGGGTCGCCGCGAGCGGCGTCCTCATTCACGCCTAGGAGGTAAAATGGTAAAGCATACCCCTTTGGCTGCCCTCTGACTTTGATCGTAGATCGTATTCTTAACTCAACCGCTCCTTAAGTAGGGCATTCTTAGCAACCTGAGAAATTGTCTCCGATGTAATTCCCTTTCGCTTACAATAAGCGGAATCAATCCAAACACCAAGGGACTTAACCCCCTTGCTTGCATTACACGAAACGCAACACCTCGCGATGTTTTCTCGGGTAATGATCGAAGCATCGTTTATGATGTGCTCCCAAGACGGAGTCACTCCACGACCCCCAGTGGAAGTTGAAAAATCCACTTGGCAGTAAATGCATCGCGCGTCCCTACCGCTAATTTCTATTTCCAGATATGCGGGAATATTCCAACGATTCATGCAACGAGTAGAATGGCAGCGTGGCGCAAACCTCAAAAATTAGACACGGTAAGACGGAAATGCGGCTTCGAGTTCACCCTTTCATCGCCGGCGGTTCGCGGTCTTCGCTCTGCTCGATCAGGTCGAAGGAAGTGATCGCGGTGAGGTGGTCCCAGCCGGGCTCGGTCTTCACCTTGGCGTTGAAGGCGGCGACGCGGTCGTTCCAACCGATCTTGCGCGAGTGCTCGTTCCACACGTGGGTCTGCGAGCGGTTGGGGCGCAGGCCGGTCGTGAAGATCCACTCGGCGACCTCGACGTCGGTGCGGCCGGCCTTCACCTGCGCCTCGACGTCCTCGAACGTCACGTTGAGGAAGCCGCAGAGCTGGCCGTCGAGGCCGATGGACAGGCCGTAGTTGCGATGAAAGTGCTCGGGCAGCGCGCCCGCCTGCATCAGACGGATCTTGTCGAGCATGCGACCGAGGTGGTGCAGGCCGCCGAGGGTTTTGTCGTAAGGGGATCGCAGGCCTTCAACGCGGGGCATGGCGGGAGAAAAACGGGCGTCGGGAATGGCGGCGAGCGCTTTTCTTCGGCGAGCGGCGGCGGCTCAGACCAAGCGCGCGGGGCATTCAGCCGTTAAAAACGCGAAGATCGCGGAGGACGCGGAGCAAAAAGCTTGGGGATTCACCTCCGTGTCCTCCGCGTTTCAAATGCATTTTTGGGATTCAGGCCTTAGTCATCGTGCGACCGGCCGAGCAGTCGGGGCGATGCGATTGATGCAGCCAGGGTGTAGCCGGGTTTGAGCCGTAGGCGAAAGCGTGGTCAGGGAACGCCCACGTTGTCGCTGCGCTCCAACGCGGCTACTTTTTCATTCTAGCCGCCCTGGCTGGATTGCTTCGTCTCCCGCGGAAGCGGGAGACTCGCAATGACGGTCCGGGCTGAAATCAAATCTCGCCGACGCGGACGCGGGCCACGCCCTCGACGGGCTGGCCCTTGACCAGCGCGGGCTTGAAGAAGGCCTCGGCCACGACGGCGCGGGCGGCGGCATCGTCGATCTTCAGGCTGCAGCTCTCGTCGGCGAACAGGTCGAGCAGGGAGCCGTCCGGCGCGATCCGCGCGTAGTAGGTGCGGTTCATCTGGTCGAGCGTGAGCTCCTTGAGGCGCTCGCGCGGCAGGGTGCCGGGCACGACGAGCGCCGGGGCGGTCTTGCCTTTGTTCGCGCCGATGTGCTCGATCACGAGATACTGCTGCGCCTCGCTGCGCGAAAGCTCCACGCGCTTGGAGGACTTGTTGGTCGCGACTTCCTTGCCGCGGTTGAAGATGTGCACCTCGCAGCCGAGATACTTGAAACCCTGCGGCATCCCGCCCTGGCGCACGCGGATATGTTTGGGATTGGACCCGATGCGGTCGATCGCCTCCGCGTGGATGAGCATGCCCTCCGTGCCCGGCTTGGCGTCGCGCTCCCGGAATTTGAACAGGATCACCATGTGCGGGTTGTCCAGCTCCACGGGGGAGGAGACCTTGAACGACACCTCGAAGGCGTCGTGATTGCCCTCGTCCAGCTCGAGGTTCATCTTGTGGACGTAGGCGGCCGTGTCGTATTGCTGGCTGAGCATGGCGTCGTTGGCCGCGGAGGCCTGCATCGCGCCGGCGTTGTACTCGGCCTGCGCCCCCTGCTGGGCGGCCACCACCATGGGGCGGCTCGCCGAACCCTCGGGCGTGTTGGACACGGCCAGGTTGGCCGCGCCGAGGCTGATCTCCGCCGCGATCATGCGGCCGTAGGCGAGATCCTGCACCGCGGCGGCGCCGCCCGCGGCGCCGGAGGCGGCAATCATCTTGCGCACCGGATCGTTGGCGGGCGTGTAGGCGGGGCCCGCATACAGGCCGTCGATCTTCACGGAAGTGTCCGCCAGCTTCAGGCTGTGGCTCACCTTGAGCCCGGTGCGACGGTTGCGAGTCGGCACAAAAAACTCCTTCTTGCCGATCTTGATCCGAAATTCGCTGCCTTCGACGTTCTCCACCCGGTAATACTTCTTGTCGCGCTGCACGGACAGGTCGGTGCCAAGGAAAAGCACGTAGGGCTTGTCCTCGGCCGGCTTCGCGCCCGGCGCGGGCTTGGCCCCGGCCCCGTGCAAATACGGGACCGTCAGGCACAGACCGATGAGGCCGAGGCGGAGCAGGGGGCAGGGTTGGGGCGTTCTCATGGCAGGTTCAGAGAGTCAGGTCCGCCAGGCGGACGCGCACGGTGCCGTCCATCGGCCGGCCGTTGGCCAGGGCGGGCTTGAAGAGGGCGCGGGCAAATGCCCCGGTCAGGGTCTCGTCGGCGAGCGGCAGACTGGCGCCTTCGTCGGCGAAGATGCCGATGACCTGCCCATCCTTGGCAACCCGGGCGAAGCAGACGCGGTTCAACCGGTCGGCATCCAGCAGCCTGCGGACCGAGGCGGAGAGGCTGCCGCTGACCGGCTGCGGCGGGAGCGTGGCGCCTTTGTTGGCCGCCAGATGCTCGATCAGCAAATACTGCCGGGCTTCGTCCGGGCTGAGTTCGACGCGCTTGGAGGACTCGCTGGTGGCGACCTCCCGGCCGCGGTTGAAGATGTGGACCTCGTGGCGCAGATATTTGAATCCGACCGGCAGGCCGCCCTCGCGGATGCGGACATATTTCGGCTCGGTCCCGATGGGATCGAGGCTCTTCGCGTGGATCAGCGTGCTGATCTCCCCCGGCTTGGCGCCCCGCGGGGTAAATTCCACCAGCACCACCATGTAGGGGTCGTCGAGCGGCTCGGGGGAGGAAATCTTGAAGGAAACATCCACCAGGTCGTAGTTGCCCTCGGCCAGCTCGAGCGCGAGGGCGTCGGCCATTTTGGGCGTGGAGCTGTAGTCCGAGCTGAGGTTGTGGCTGGCGACATCCAGCTGCCCCTGCTGGCGGGAGAGCTCGGTTTCGAGCTGCGCCTCGCGCTCCTTCCACTGAACCGCACCGTTTTTCACCTGTTCGAGCGTGGTGGTGATTTCCTTCACATTGTAGTCGGCCAACCCCTCGGCGGCGGCCGCCCCGGAGGCCGCGCCGCTGCGGGCGTTGAACTTGTGGCGCGGGTCCGCGGCCGGCGTGTATCCCGGCCCGCCCTGCAAATCGTCGAGCTGCACGGAAACCGGCGCCAGCTTGAGTTCACGCTGCACCTTCAGGTGGTTGGCCTGCAGGCGCGTCCGCACGAACCGTGGCTTGCCCCCGACGGTGATCACAAACTCGCTGCCATCCACATCTTCCACCGGGTAAAACTTTTTCCCCTGCTGAACGGAGAGGTCGGAGCCCATGAAGAGCACATATTTCCCCGGGGCGCCCGCGGTGGCCTCGGCGGCCGGCAGACCCGGGGCCAGGGCGAGGGCGGCGGCCACGGGCAGGAAGATAAAACGGCGGGGCAACATGGTGGGGCCGGGGGCTGGACAGCTTGGAAGCTAATCAAACCGGCCGGGCGAGTCAAACGACGGGGTCACGGCGCGGAGGACTCGGGGGCGTCCAAAAGCGTCCTCACCCGCGCGAGGTAGTCGGCCACCTCGTCGGTGTGCCGGAGACTGAGCGCTTTCTGCAGGTGGCCGACGCTGGCGGCGTAGTGGCGGCGGCGCAGCTCGAGGTTGGCCAGCTCCAGGCTGGCCCGGTAGGTGGAATCGGGCACGCGGGCCGCCGCCTCGAAGGCAAACACCGCCCGGTCATCCTCGCCCTCGCCGACATGCACGGCGCCCAGGGCGATCAACGCCGGGCCGTGCAGGGG
The DNA window shown above is from Oleiharenicola lentus and carries:
- a CDS encoding DUF5069 domain-containing protein, yielding MPRVEGLRSPYDKTLGGLHHLGRMLDKIRLMQAGALPEHFHRNYGLSIGLDGQLCGFLNVTFEDVEAQVKAGRTDVEVAEWIFTTGLRPNRSQTHVWNEHSRKIGWNDRVAAFNAKVKTEPGWDHLTAITSFDLIEQSEDREPPAMKG